In Fluviicola sp., the sequence AAATTTCTTCTACTTCAATGATATTGAAAGGCAAACTGATAATCGCCTGGTAATCCTGGCCGGCCTCTTCCATATCTTCATCATCCTCTTCAAAGAACCAGTTCACAACTACTTTCGTTTTGGAACCTGAAATGGCTTCCAGTTTTTTGAACAAGTCCAAAATACATTTGGAAGACGAGGTATTAAAATATTCTAACTTCACATCTACAGATGTTTGTCCGATCGGATCTTTTCCGTAAGCGTCGATCCAATCGTTCAAGGGCTTGTAAAATTCCACTGAGTTTTCAGGAATAGAACGACCTTTCAACTCAAGTTTTCCAGTAGCGGCATCAAAATGGATCGAAGGTGTTTTTGCTGATCCTTCTAGGTGTAAATTTTCCATATTCTTACTTAATCAATTTTTATATTCAAGCAGAAAAAGCTATTCGTATCGTTTATTGGCAAAAACTGATACTCTAACTTGTTTCCCGATTTTCTTGCAATATCAATCATACCAAGACCTGCTGTTCCTTTATCGGATAAAGTTCCGTTGCTCAGCACTTCCTGGTAATACTTTTTCAATTCATCCTTGTCCATTCCATTGATCGTATCCAAACGCTTCTCCAAATCGATTGCGCTTTCTTTATCAATGTAATTTCCTGTTCTAATTACGAAATGATCGTCTTTTTTAGCGATCATGAATAAAGCCGACTTGACTTCAATCCGCGTAAAATTACGATCTTGTTCCTCATTTGAATCGATATGGTGATACAAATTTTGAAGACATTCCACTAA encodes:
- a CDS encoding DUF1987 domain-containing protein, encoding MENLHLEGSAKTPSIHFDAATGKLELKGRSIPENSVEFYKPLNDWIDAYGKDPIGQTSVDVKLEYFNTSSSKCILDLFKKLEAISGSKTKVVVNWFFEEDDEDMEEAGQDYQAIISLPFNIIEVEEI
- a CDS encoding SiaB family protein kinase, whose amino-acid sequence is MIKNDIYELYQTMERENILLSFKGVVTSDLLSSVLSIMESKMDYMDESPKLKKKVFNVLVECLQNLYHHIDSNEEQDRNFTRIEVKSALFMIAKKDDHFVIRTGNYIDKESAIDLEKRLDTINGMDKDELKKYYQEVLSNGTLSDKGTAGLGMIDIARKSGNKLEYQFLPINDTNSFFCLNIKID